A window of the Gossypium arboreum isolate Shixiya-1 chromosome 2, ASM2569848v2, whole genome shotgun sequence genome harbors these coding sequences:
- the LOC108464797 gene encoding protein ROOT HAIR SPECIFIC 17-like, which translates to MLMLKNLKQLIFSVEMKKKKRERNNNIILLQASYELFIGLNVILWRKRHRLFSLISAVSGCLLLLLFAFSVFTPPPTATEHFLSHHLSAVKKTEVVESNFDMVFQVPASGGTLGRDLWSSSQSKFYYGCSNASKSFQSADMKTHPNRYLMIATSGGLNQQRTGIIDAVVVAYILNATLVIPKLDQHSYWKDTSGFAEIFNVDWFISSLSRDVEIIKELPRNEGKAWIPRSMRVPRKCNSKCYQIRVLPVLNKKHAVELTKFDYRLSNRLETDLQKLRCRVNYQALRFTDSILELGKILVERMRMKAKQFIALHLRFEPDMLAFSGCYYGGGEKERGELGALRKRWKTLHVSNPEKVRRHGRCPLTPEEVGLMLRALGFGSDVHIYVASGEVYRGEETLAPLKALFPNFHSKETIATKEELAPFSSFSGRMAALDYIVCDESDVFVTNNNGNMARILAGRRRYFGHKPTIRPNAKKLYKLFLDRNNMTWDEFASKVRTYQIGFMGEPKEVKTGKGEFHENPDSCICQANGLKTPQEDDESSKERKEGAGVSDEQQQQQQQPLEEDPDWTDIFYLDKELPDVITKQEHPEVEGFFSD; encoded by the exons ATGCTGATGCTGAAGAATCTGAAACAGCTTATTTTTTCCGTggaaatgaagaaaaagaagaggGAACGTAACAATAACATCATCCTTCTTCAAGCCTCCTATGAGTTGTTCATCGGACTTAACGTCATTCTATGGCGTAAACGCCACCGTCTCTTCTCCCTCATCTCCGCCGTCTCCGGTTGTTTACTTCTCTTACTCTTTGCCTTCTCCGTTTTCACTCCTCCTCCTACCGCCACCGAACACTTCCTTTCTCACCACCTCTCC GCGGTGAAGAAAACAGAGGTTGTGGAGTCTAATTTTGATATGGTGTTTCAAGTTCCG GCAAGTGGAGGAACTTTAGGTCGTGATTTATGGAGTTCGAGCCAATCAAAGTTCTACTATGGATGCAGCAATGCCTCTAAGAGCTTTCAAT CTGCTGATATGAAAACACATCCCAACCGATACTTGATGATCGCCACCAGTGGAGGGTTAAATCAACAGAGAACAGGG ATAATAGACGCTGTTGTTGTAGCATATATTTTGAATGCAACTCTGGTCATACCCAAGCTGGATCAGCATTCTTACTGGAAAGATACCAG TGGGTTTGCTGAAATATTCAATGTTGACTGGTTCATTTCATCTCTCTCTCGAGATGTTGAAATCATCAAAGAGTTACCACGAAATGAAGGTAAAGCTTGGATTCCTCGTAGCATGCGTGTTCCAAGGAAATGCAATTCAAAATGCTATCAAATTCGTGTTCTACCTGTTCTAAATAAAAAACAT GCTGTTGAGCTTACCAAGTTTGATTATAGACTTTCAAATAGGTTGGAGACAGATTTACAAAAGCTCAGATGTAGGGTGAACTACCAAGCTCTAAGATTCACAGATTCAATTCTTGAACTGGGAAAAATCTTGGTTGAAAGGATGAGGATGAAAGCTAAGCAGTTTATTGCCTTGCACTTGAG GTTTGAACCTGATATGCTTGCATTTTCTGGATGTTATTATGGTGGCGGAGAAAAAGAAAGGGGAGAACTGGGTGCACTCCGGAAGAGATGGAAAactttacat GTGAGCAACCCTGAAAAGGTGAGAAGGCATGGAAGATGCCCGCTGACACCAGAGGAAGTTGGTCTAATGCTAAGAGCATTGGGCTTTGGCAGTGATGTTCACATTTATGTGGCGTCAGGTGAAGTATATAGAGGGGAAGAGACACTGGCACCACTAAAAGCACTCTTCCCTAATTTCCATTCAAAAGAGACTATAGCCACCAAGGAGGAATTGGCACCATTTTCATCATTTTCGGGTCGCATGGCAGCGCTGGATTACATTGTTTGTGATGAAAGTGATGTTTTTGTCACAAACAATAATGGAAACATGGCTCGGATTTTAGCTGGTCGAAG GAGATACTTTGGGCACAAACCAACAATCCGACCAAACGCCAAGAAACTGTATAAACTGTTCTTGGACCGAAATAACATGACATGGGACGAGTTTGCCTCTAAGGTTCGAACATATCAGATTGGGTTCATGGGGGAACCAAAAGAAGTGAAAACTGGCAAGGGTGAGTTTCATGAAAACCCAGATAGCTGCATATGTCAGGCAAACGGACTTAAAACTCCTCAAGAAGACGATGAAAGTAGTAAGGAGAGGAAGGAGGGTGCAGGAGTGAGTGacgaacaacaacaacaacaacaacagccCCTTGAGGAGGATCCAGATTGGACCGACATTTTTTATTTAGATAAGGAGTTGCCTGATGTGATAACCAAACAAGAACATCCTGAAGTGGAAGGGTTCTTTTCAGACTAA